The Paenibacillus yonginensis genome segment CGCGTTCCTCTTCTCGGGTACGGTAAGCACCAACGCGCAAATGCTGATTCTTGAAATCTTCATCGTAGTCGCTGCCGCCAATGCCGGTAAAATCGGTCTGGACCACTGGGTCATGCCTTACCTGCGGAACCTGTTCAAACATAACGGCAAACACAAAGGCACAGAAACACCAGCTCCTCAAGGCAGAAAAAAAATAGCTTAAATAACAAGACAAAAAACGCCTCTGGAAAACCAAACTTCCTGGTGAGATTCCATAACCAGCCAGAAGTGAGGTCAAAGCCGGAGGCGTTGTTCTATGACTAGAACTAATCTATTAACCTTTCCATTCCCAGGTCAAGCCCGATAAACCTGCTGCTTGGGTACTCATCTTCTGCAGCAGCGTGATAGGTTCTTCAGCCACATGGATAGAGCTTAAGGTAGCAGGAGCAGTAAAACCTTCTGTTACACTATGCTCCACAAAAGAAATAAGCGGATCATAATATCCTCTTATATTGAGCAGTCCGACCGGTTTGCTGTAAATGCCGATTTGAGACCAGCACAGCACTTCGAACAGCTCTTCAAATGTTCCGACCCCGCCTGGAAGAGCGATAAAACCGTCGGCAAGTTCGCCCATTTTGGCTTTTCTGGCATGCATCCCGTCCACTTCAATTAATTCCTTCAGCTCACGGTGCACAATTTCAGGCTTGAACAGCCCCGTCGGCATAACGCCAACCACTTGGCCCCCTCCTGCCAGAACTTCATTTGCCGTACAGCCCATAAGGCCATTCCGCGAACCGCCATAGATCAGTTTGATGCCGGATTCAGCCAAAGCTTTTCCTAAACTGACAGCTGCAGCCGTGTATTCCGGGGCGGCTCCCGGACGACTGCCAGCAAACACACAAATGGATTGCATGACCTTCATCTCCATTCTTTCATCAGATTAACCTTTAAAAACTAATATATCTATATTTTACTAAATAGCTGCTTCCTTATGTTAACTGCCTCGCTAAAAGATCCTTAATACACAAAGGTTGAGATTTGTCCGCTTCCCTTCAAATGCCCGAACGAAACCAAACCCGTGAACGTACTTTATAACATATTATTTTCTCATTCCTGATGCACCAATCTGAAAGTTTTAAGGAGGGGGACACACTTGAAACAAGTCCGTGTTCGAAGCGTTAACCAGTCAGCATCCACCGAAATCGAAAGAATTGACCGTCTTGCCATAATTGCTTCTATCTTGACCCTGATTGCAGCGATCATCGGGACCTATATCGCCTTTAAGAACCTCACTCTCGATACTGCCACGACCGTTGTCGCTGTTTAGCTTTGTTTAGGCGTACTGGTCGATTCACGGATCGTCAGACCGGGGAGAACGCCGTAATAGATCCGTTCCCGTTTGCTTCCGGCTTCTGACAGAAGCAGCTCAACCGCTGCTTCTGTCATTGCTTTCTTGGCAACACGCATTGTAGTTAAGGAGGGTGCGGCTGCAGCAGACAATGTAATGTCATCAAATCCAATAATGGATACTTCGCTCGGCACTGAATAATTCCGTTCCCTAAGAAGTTCATTGAGGATTAAAGCGATTCTGTCGTTGCTGCAGAAGAAAGCGGTGGGCATGCTGCCCTGATGCCGATCCAGAAAGGCAGAAATCTCTTCACGCGTAGACCGATATCCGTCCGAATAAACGAGACAATCGTCCAGGTTCGGATAGATGCCCTGATCCGCCATAGCTTTCCAGTAACCGAACCAGCGGTCTTCATGACTGGTTGTCAAATTGGACGGGCCCATAAAGCCGATCCGTTTATGTCCCAGCTCAAACAGATAGCTGACCGCAGCATGGGCTCCTTCGAGATTGGAAGATGCCGCTACTGCGCATGGCAGATCCCTATAGTAAGAGTCGATCATCACCAGCGGACTTTTCAGCTCCCATACCTTGCGCGCGTAGTTCTTATCCATAATGCCAAATAAAATGACACCGGCATGATCAATATCAAAAATCCCCGGGAGCAAGCCCTTCCGCTCCATCTCGATATCAATTTTGGCGATCACCGCATTATAGCCTTCTTTCCGGATCGCCGCCTCGAGTCCCCAAAGCATATCATGATAGAAATGAAAATGCTCGTTATCCTCATAACTCATGACTCTCTCCGGCACCAGCACCAGAATATTGGAGCTGCCCCGCTGGGTTTTGCCTTGCATGCTGTAGCCCAAATCCTTTGCGCGCTGCTTCACTTCATTCCGTACCTGTTCGCTGACGCCTTTTTTCCCGGATAAAGCCAGAGATACGGCATTTTTAGAAATCTTTAAATCGTCCGCGATCGTCTGCATAGAGATCTTCTTTGGTCTCGCCATCTTTGCTATCCTCCCAAAACATGCTACACTAAAATCAATACTACTTTACATAAAATAATTCCGTCAAGTTTTGTAAAGTTGAGTTGATCATCTTAAGCAACGTATTTTTTAAAAGGAGATTGATTATACCCATGAATGAACCCATTTTTCTGAACCCCGTTTTCCAGGATCGGATCTGGGGCGGAACAAAACTTAAAACGTTGTTTGGATACGAAATTCCAAGCGATCACACCGGCGAATGCTGGGCCGTATCCGCACACCCTAATGGACAAAGCACTGTGAAAAATGGTCCGTTCGCCGGCCAAAAGCTAGGCGATTTGTGGGCCAGCCATCAGGAGTTATTCCATTCCAACTCCAAGGTGTTCCCGCTGCTGACCAAGCTGCTGGATGCCTCGGATGACTTGTCCGTGCAAGTTCACCCGGACGATGCTTATGCCGGCGAACACGAGAACGGCGAGCTGGGCAAAACCGAATGCTGGTACATTGTAGACGCAGAACCCGGTGCTGAAATTGTTTACGGTCACGAGGCGACCAGCAAGGAACAGCTCGTACAATACATCGAAGAAGGCAAATGGGACGAGCTTCTGACCAAAATCCCGGTTAAAGCTGGCGACTTCTTCTATGTGCCAAGCGGTACGATTCACGCACTAGGCAAAGGGATTGTTGTACTTGAAACGCAGCAAAGCTCCGACACAACCTACCGGGTTTATGATTATGACCGCAAGGACAGCGCCGGCAAT includes the following:
- a CDS encoding TIGR00730 family Rossman fold protein, with amino-acid sequence MQSICVFAGSRPGAAPEYTAAAVSLGKALAESGIKLIYGGSRNGLMGCTANEVLAGGGQVVGVMPTGLFKPEIVHRELKELIEVDGMHARKAKMGELADGFIALPGGVGTFEELFEVLCWSQIGIYSKPVGLLNIRGYYDPLISFVEHSVTEGFTAPATLSSIHVAEEPITLLQKMSTQAAGLSGLTWEWKG
- a CDS encoding LacI family DNA-binding transcriptional regulator, giving the protein MARPKKISMQTIADDLKISKNAVSLALSGKKGVSEQVRNEVKQRAKDLGYSMQGKTQRGSSNILVLVPERVMSYEDNEHFHFYHDMLWGLEAAIRKEGYNAVIAKIDIEMERKGLLPGIFDIDHAGVILFGIMDKNYARKVWELKSPLVMIDSYYRDLPCAVAASSNLEGAHAAVSYLFELGHKRIGFMGPSNLTTSHEDRWFGYWKAMADQGIYPNLDDCLVYSDGYRSTREEISAFLDRHQGSMPTAFFCSNDRIALILNELLRERNYSVPSEVSIIGFDDITLSAAAAPSLTTMRVAKKAMTEAAVELLLSEAGSKRERIYYGVLPGLTIRESTSTPKQS
- the manA gene encoding mannose-6-phosphate isomerase, class I; this encodes MNEPIFLNPVFQDRIWGGTKLKTLFGYEIPSDHTGECWAVSAHPNGQSTVKNGPFAGQKLGDLWASHQELFHSNSKVFPLLTKLLDASDDLSVQVHPDDAYAGEHENGELGKTECWYIVDAEPGAEIVYGHEATSKEQLVQYIEEGKWDELLTKIPVKAGDFFYVPSGTIHALGKGIVVLETQQSSDTTYRVYDYDRKDSAGNTRELHLEKAIDVTTIPQRYVPTQHETTRQGETEITTFVSNDFFTVQKWDVSGTSVFEASDKYRLFSALDGEGELKVGSLVYPVRKGDHFILPVGFGPYELTGKLQFIVSWE